In Centropristis striata isolate RG_2023a ecotype Rhode Island chromosome 1, C.striata_1.0, whole genome shotgun sequence, one DNA window encodes the following:
- the si:zfos-169g10.2 gene encoding somatostatin receptor type 5: MELIQATQVPQEAPTATWSNNSIPPYSHFLLLSTPSESLLGSTSTDGSFLLNNTCQNCTKPEPGPLPGLAGIFIPLIYGIVCVVGLIGNTLVIHVIVNYTKNESVTNIYILNLAIADELFMLGLPFLAVQNALLSWPFGSLMCRVVMTVDAINQFTSIFCLTVMSVDRYLAVVHPIRSFWWRRPRVAKAISATVWAGSFVVVLPVVVFADVLKDDGNCSIVWPEPAEVWKTSFIVYTCTVGFFCPLLVICLCYLLIVIKVRSVGKRAQATSSRRRKSERKITRMVVVVVAVFVLCWLPFYALNIVNLLVILPGDFRGLYFFVVVLSYANSCANPILYGFLSDNFKRGFRKALCGNSRRVRNNDRAGTEAQRPTEEWGGFVVQAQKSEGVVNTQRDDCGEKEEEEEINGTGGAIQMTEICKTSQNGNDGRVTESSRTQRGKPELEHSDQSIRDEELAEKSSDPAEVASSVVSKIRNSRSQPEECQDNYSVLEISYL, translated from the exons ATGGAGCTCATCCAGGCCACCCAGGTGCCCCAGGAAGCCCCTACAGCTACCTGGAGTAATAACTCCATTCCCCCGTACTCCCATTTCCTGCTCCTCTCCACTCCTTCTGAATCGCTCCTCGGCTCTACCTCCACCGACGGCTCTTTCCTCTTAAACAACACTTGCCAGAACTGCACCAAACCAGAACCTGGACCCCTCCCCGGCTTGGCTGGAATCTTCATCCCTCTCATCTACGGTATAGTGTGTGTTGTCGGCCTCATAGGGAACACGCTGGTCATCCACGTCATTGTGAACTACACCAAGAATGAGTCAGTCACCAACATATACATCCTGAACTTAGCTATTGCTGACGAGCTCTTCATGTTGGGGCTGCCCTTCCTGGCGGTGCAGAACGCTCTGCTCTCTTGGCCCTTCGGCTCTCTAATGTGCCGCGTGGTCATGACAGTGGACGCCATCAACCAGTTCACCAGCATCTTCTGCCTGACCGTGATGTCAGTGGACCGTTACCTGGCCGTGGTGCATCCCATCCGCTCCTTCTGGTGGCGGCGCCCCCGTGTGGCCAAAGCCATCAGTGCCACAGTTTGGGCGGGGTCCTTCGTGGTGGTACTGCCGGTGGTGGTGTTCGCCGACGTGCTGAAGGACGATGGGAACTGCAGCATTGTGTGGCCCGAGCCGGCAGAAGTGTGGAAAACGTCTTTCATCGTGTATACGTGCACCGTGGGCTTcttctgccccctgctggtcatctGCTTGTGCTACCTGCTGATCGTCATCAAG GTGCGCAGTGTTGGAAAACGGGCCCAGGCCACCTCTTCTAGACGCAGGAAGTCGGAACGTAAAATCACcaggatggtggtggtggtggtggcagtGTTTGTGCTCTGCTGGCTGCCGTTCTACGCTCTGAATATCGTCAACCTCCTGGTGATCCTGCCCGGGGACTTCAGGGGGCTCTACTTTTTTGTCGTCGTGCTGTCGTATGCAAACAGCTGTGCCAACCCCATACTGTATGGATTTCTGTCCGACAACTTCAAGAGAGGCTTCAGGAAGGCCCTGTGTGGAAATTCACGCAGGGTCAGGAACAACGACAGGGCCGGCACCGAGGCACAACGGCCAACAGAGGAGTGGGGTGGCTTCGTGGTGCAAGCGCAAAAAAGTGAAGGAGTGGTCAATACGCAGAGGGACGACTGCGgcgaaaaagaagaagaagaggaaatcaACGGAACAGGAGGGGCCATACAGATGACTGAAATATGCAAAACGTCGCAAAATGGAAACGACGGTAGAGTAACGGAGAGttcaaggacacagagaggtaAACCTGAGCTGGAGCACTCAGATCAGAGTATCAGAGATGAAGAACTGGCTGAGAAAAGCTCTGATCCTGCTGAGGTAGCGTCATCTGTGGTCAGTAAAATAAGAAACAGCAGGTCTCAACCTGAAGAATGCCAGGATAATTACTCAGTGCTTGAAATCAGCTATCTGTAA
- the LOC131971261 gene encoding protein CutA homolog has protein sequence MRIGLPSAEKLQGGSLKALVVTLLLSAFMFQLLRTVGLRAFSMASETYTSGTHSAAFVTCPNDTVAKDLARGIVERKLAACVNIVPAITSVYEWQGKIEEDNEVLLMIKTRSSKVPALAEYVRSNHPYEVAEVISLPIDQGNPPYLKWIGDVVPE, from the exons ATGCGCATTGGATTGCCCAGTGCAGAGAAACTGCAAGGTGGATCCTTGAAAGCTTTGGTtgtg ACATTGCTCCTGAGTGCGTTTATGTTCCAGCTGCTGAGGACTGTTGGACTGAGGGCGTTCTCCATGGCTTCTGAAACGTACACGTCAGGCACACACTCTGCCGCCTTCGTCACTTGTCCTAATGACACAGTTGCCAAAGACTTGGCCAG GGGTATTGTAGAAAGGAAGCTCGCTGCTTGCGTTAACATCGTCCCAGCAATCACATCTGT ATATGAATGGCAGGGGAAGATTGAAGAAGACAATGAAGTGTTGCTG ATGATTAAAACTAGAAGTTCCAAGGTGCCTGCACTTGCTGAATATGTCCG CTCTAACCATCCATACGAGGTGGCCGAGGTCATCAGCCTGCCTATTGACCAGGGCAACCCGCCCTACCTCAAGTGGATAGGAGATGTTGTCCCTGAGTAA